The nucleotide sequence CGCGTCGCAACGCCACTGGATTGCTGCCTGCCGCCACATTCTTCATGCCTTCCCGGATCATTGCCTGAGCCAGGACGGTAGCCGTGGTGGTGCCATCCCCTGCCAGATCTTTCGTTTTCGAAGCAACCTCGCGAATCAGGGAAGCCCCCGTATTTTCCAGAGGATCCTCCAGCTCGATTTCTTTAGCGATCGTGATCCCATCATTTACAATCTGGGGAGCACCATATTTTTTTTCCAGTAAAACATTGCGTCCCTTGGGACCGAGAGTAACACGCACCGCATCTGCCAGAGCATTCACGCCCCGCTCCAGTGCCTGCCGCGACTCTTCATCAAATACAACAATTTTGGTCATAGGTCTCTACGCTCAGTTCTCCACATCCAAATTTAGCACTCAACTTGTTAGACTGCTAAATCGGAGAAGAGATTTGCGGTAGGGAAGAGTGGGAAGCAGTGGAGTTGGATGCCTGCCAGTTCTGGTTGCCTGGGCAGGGGCGTTGCTGAAAAGCTGGATGAATTGAAACTTCGTTTCAATTCATCCAGGACCTTTTTCATCCCCAGATTTAGCAATGCCACCTGGGCAGGTAAGGGAACTCCGATGGAACAATTAGCGGAGCAGCAGCAAACCCGATTGCAATAAGCCAATCACAAATCCCAGAATGCCACCGATATTCACGATCGCCTGTAGCTCGCTTTTGACAATGCCGTTGATGGCTTTTTCCAGATCCGCGGGTGAAGTTGCTTTGACCCGGTCAATGATGACTTGGTCGATGCTGAGGATTGGGATCAGTTGGGCGACCAGGGATTCCAGTTCGCGTTCCAGGTAGCGCTCCAGAACCAGTGCCAGTTCCAGACTGACAACTTCCAGGGATTCTGAAACCGCGGCTGAGGAGGTTAAGCGGTTGAGAATTACCCTGGCCAGATTTTCCCATTCAATCGATTTACTCAACTCCTGAAGCAGGTCACTTCCCTGCTGCTGAATATACTCTCGCACAGTGTCTCGCAAAGTCTTCCGGAGTTGCCGCACGGTGGAGACTGGCAGGTTCTGCGGCGAAAGGTTTTGTAGCAGTTCCTTCAGGCGCTGCCGGATGCCCAGGGAAACAATTAACTCCTGCACCCGGGCATTGCTTTCTTCCCGCTCGTCCAGTAAGAAGGTACGCAGACGGGTCAGGGAGTTGCGGACCCCAAACAGATTCGCCACAACCCAGTAGGTACCACTGGTTTTCTCCCGAAAACCTTCGTCAATCACCTGGATGTTGCGATCGGTCAAGAAATCAATCAACCCTTGACGAATCACATCTGGTGGCAGCACAACCTGCAATAGCCAGTCTGCCAGCTTGATGGATTGATCCTCACTCAGTTGAAACTCCAACAGTACCTGATCGAAGATCTGATTCAGTTGGGCTTCCAGAAAATCTTCACGCCGCGCCAGCACTTTCAACAGGCGGGGGAGGGATTGCCCAAACAGATCCCGCAGAATATTTGCCAGGACTCTGGCAGACTTGGGGTTTTTGTCCGTCTGAATCTGGTCTAACCCCAGTTTCAATAACCACAGGATGGCTCCCTTGACCCGCTCAGTTTCTAGCAGCCGCCGCGCCAGGTTTTGCAATTCCTCTGGAGTCAACAGGGACCCCATAATTGTGTCAGAAATGCGCTTGGCCAGGCGTTCCTGGTTACGGGGAATCAGTCCGGGGGTAAAGGGGATGCGGCGATCGCCAATGTACCAGGCACGGTAAGGGCGAAACAGCATTTTGATCGCAATATCATTGGTACAGTAACCAATCACAGCACCCACAATCGGAGGGGCGGCAAGCAGCCAGATTGACTGTAGCGTCGAGAGGTCCACAGGCGGGGGGTGGGGGAGGAGGGAGGAATTGCTGGTTGTTAGTGGTTGGTTGTTAGTGGTTAGTAAGGAGAGAGATGGGAAGGGAAGGGGTGGGATATCGTTATCCTTTGCTTTTCACCCTTCATCCCTAATATCCCTCATTCTTCACCCTTCTGAACGACCAACACTCCCATCGTACCCCCGGCAATTGGGTAGTGGGTGGCGGAAAACCCTACCTTGCGGGCGAGGCTAACCTGTTCTGGACCGGTAGGAAACCGGTCCAGGCTGGGGGCAATATAGGCATACTCCTCTGTCAGACCAAATTGCCGGGCAGTGGGCACAACGATCGCATCCAGGTACCACTGCTGGACGGTGCGCATCCATTCACTGGAAGGGTGGTTGAAGTCGAGAATGGCAGCCCGGGCACCAGGTTTGAGGACGCGATACAGTTCTTTGAGGCTACCTGCAATATCCGTCACGTTTCGTAACCCGTAACCCATAGTAGCCGCATCAAAGTGCTGTTCAGGGAAGGGCAGGTTGAGGGCATCTCCTTCAACCCAGGTAATGGGTAAATCCAGGTAGCGTGCCTGGAGACGCTGTCGGGCAATCGCCAGTTGTGCCGAGGAAAAATCCACCCCAAACACCTGCCCACCTGCTCCTACCTGCTCTGCCAGCATTTGTGCCAGATCCCCACTGCCACAACACACATCCAGACAGGTATCTCCCGGTTTTGCCTGACTCCACTTCACCGCCATCTGCTTCCAGATACGATGTTGCCCCAGACTGAGCCAGTGGTTGAGCTGGTCATAGACCGGGGCAATGCGATCGAAGATGGTACGGATTTGTTCAGAATTCATGGTGATTGGACGTTAGAGACCTGGTGTTCCCTCAGGAAAATTTTGACGGGGCATAGACCCTCAAAATTTAGAGCATTGCTGAATCTGGGTCTGAATTAGAGCATGGATGAATTGAAACTTCGTTCCAATTCATACGGCTATTCAGCAGCACCAAATTTAGCCATTCCCTGATCAAGTCTAGAATCTAATGTCCAATTCCTCACGCAACTGGTTTGTAATAGCGGGTACTGGTCAACGCCAGGGCAACCTGTTGAGCCGAGAGGTGCAACAGCAGTAACTCGTCTTCCCGCAGGGTGCAGGGGTGTTTCCACTGGAGGGAAAGGACTGCCAGTATTTCATTCCGATAGGTGACCGGGATGATCAGGTGGGCCTGAACACCGGAAGTGCTGTAATGCTCTACGTCAGCCAGGGCAGTATCGGCAGGAACGTTGACCGCCACCTGGATCTTGTGAGAAGCGATCGCGTCTTTCACCAGAGGATCTCTGTCCAGCCAGTTCTCGACGGAATTGCCTTCACTGTAGGTTCCAGCGGTCGCAACCAGATTCTGGGCCTCCACCAGTTGCAGGATGGACATATCTGCCTCAAAGTTTCTGGCAAAAGCAGCCGCAATGGGTTCCAGACAGGCATCCAGGCTATTGGCTTCCTGAGCTGCTTTCACAATAGTTGATAGCAGTTCGGTCTGGGCTTGGGATCGCCGCAGTTCTTCGGTTCGCTGCTTTAACAACTCATAGGTTTCCGCCGCCCGCTGCACCACGGCCTTCAGTTCGTTGGGATCCCAGGGTTTGGTAATGTATTTGTAAACCTGCCCGGAGTTAATCGCTTCTACCAGATCTTCCACATCGGTAAAGCCAGTCAGGATAATCCGCATGGTGTCTGGAAACTGGGGCACAGTGCGGCTGAGAAACTCTGTTCCCTTCATTTCCGGCATTCGCTGGTCCGAGATGATCACAGCTACTTCACCTTCAGCCGCCAGCACTTCGAGCGCATGAACGCCGCTCTCTGCCTTGAGTACGTTAAAGTCCCGACGGAAGGTGCGATACAGCAGATCCAGATTATCTGGCTCATCATCGACCACCAGCATCTTTGCTTTTTTGGGTCGTTCCAGGCTCATTAACTGACGGCTGATGGTGTCAAGTTCGGGGATCGCATAGGTCATAGACAGTAATTTCCTTTAGGAGAAGCCTAAATTCAATGGATTTACCTCAGGGGCGGTGCAGAAGTTCTAACTTAGTCTTGCCCAATTTGAGCTATTTCTAACAACCTCTATAAATTTCCCGAAAAAGATAATACATTTTCACCTGAACTCAAAGCCCCCCAGATCTCTGGGCTTCCACCTGGGGAAAAATTACCCTGAAGGGTAGGCTCTGAGTTGCGAAATCTCCCTCCTGTTGCCTGATATAGCCTTTAGAACACTGCATTCACTAAAGGCAAACAGTATGAAAACGTCACTGGCAACTCTCCTGCTTGGGGCACAGCTATTAGGGATTTTAGGGATGGCAACCGCTGGCATTGTTTCCCAACCCCAACCCGCTCAGGCTCTCTGTGTAGCTAACCCGATGGATGGGGTATGGCAGAATGTGAACCCAAGTGCGCGATCGCTGGTCAAAGCAGAATATCGCTCCAGTTGTCACGATGTGGTTCTCTGCCCCAATGGTGTTTGCCAACCGCGTCCCCAGGATGTGGGGCAAATCCGTCTGTATGGTTCCTGTCATCCAACTGCCTGCGATTGGGGGTGGACCAAGGTCTACTCTCGTTCTCCCTGGGTACGGGGTTACTATAATCAGGGGTTCGCTGATAAATGGGTCTGGGCAAGACTTCGGAACAACCAGTTAGAAGTGGTTACCCGGGTGAAATTCAAAGACAACAGCGGACGGGCAGACTACGAAACCCGCGATTACTTCCACAAAGTTGGGCAGTAACTTAACTACCCTATTGGCATCAGCCGCAAATTGATAACGGCTGCAGGTTAGAGCGCAAATTAGCAACACCCCAAAAAGAGATGGAGGGTGTTGCTTTGTCAGGGTGGAAGCTCCAGCTTCCACTTTCTACCTGCCAATCGTTCCGTCTACTTGCTCAGATACTCTGGAAGCTGGAGCTTCTATACACCGTTACCAGGCTCCAGCCTGGTAACGAGGCTATGAACGAGGCTATAAGCACACGCTAATCCGATACAACGTTCAATTGATTCTGCTGTTCAGCACCACCAGCGGTAGGGAGATTCTGCAAAATTTAGGGGAACTCTAAGACTCAGGAGCGATTCCACTAATCCTTAATCTCACTGCCCCTATGAGCAATGGACTTTATCTGTACGGCATTTTCCCTGCCCCTGGTCCCCAGGGACTGGCCCTCGAAGGATTGGACAAACAGCCTGTGTTTAACCAGGCGATCGATGGTTTTGTCTTTCTCTACTCCGAGGCGCAGCAAGAACGTTACCTGGCAAGCCGCAAAAACCTGCTAGGACATGAAAGAGTGTTGGAGCAGGCAATGCAGGCAGGCTACCAGACCCTGTTACCACTCCAGTTTGGCCTGATCATTCAAGACTGGGACACTGTGGCCCAGCAACTCACCATTCCCCACGGAGAACGTATGAAGCAGTTGTTCGACAGGCTGGACGGACAACGGGAAGTGAGTATCAAGTTATTCTGGACCCAGGATGTCGAGTTGCAAATGCTGTTAAATGAAAATCAAGACCTCAAAGCAAAACGAGACAGTCTGGAAGGCAAAACCTTGAGCATGGATGAAGTGGTTTTGATCGGGCAGGCGATCGAACGAGCGATGGAAAGTCGGAAACAGGCCATTATCAATGCCTTCCGTGAAACGCTGAATGCCCTGGCCACAGAGGTCGTTGAAAACGATACACTGACTGAATCCATGATTTACAACGCTGCATACCTGATTCCTTGGGATGCAGAGTTAGAATTCAGTCGTCATGTAGAAGCCCTCGATCGCGACTTCGATGGGCGATTAAAAATTCGCTATAACAATTTAACGGCTCCCTATAACTTTGCCCGGCTTGAACGGTTGGGGCAATAATGGTTTGTCAAGAATTATTTTTTGGGATTAGCCCCCCCAAAAAAATAACCCTTTCCTGATCCTGGACTTGCAATTTCAGGACTGACAGGACAATAGAGTGAAGTGCGCAGGGTGATTGTGAATAGTAGACTTAATCGGCAATAAAGTGTCCATGCTCTGAATCGATGAAAAGACTGCCAGAATTGACGATTTTACGTCAAGAATTTATAGCTTTCCTTGTTTCCGATTAAGTCTAGTGATTGATTATTGGTGATTAACTCAGTCTTAATTAACTCAGTCTATGGTTCTCCGTCTTCTCTTTGCCCCGATCACAGGACTCACCTGGATTGCTGAACAAATCCAGGAGCGAGTCGATGCCGAGCTGGATAACAAGGAAAATTTGCACAAACGGTTGCTGGCGCTACAACTTGCTTTTGATATGGGTGAGGTGTCGGAGGAAGACTTTGAGGAGCAAGAAGAAGCCCTGCTATTAGCCATTCAGGCAATGGAAGATTGTGAACAAGCGGTGGATGAGTGAACTACAACATGGAGCAGACGCTCCAAAAAACTGGCAGGGGGGCGTGCTCTCATCTTGAAGCGGTCTTATACAGGAAGACGGGAAGAGGGGAAGAGGGGAAGCAGGTTCCACGGGTATTTAATGATTTCTCACAGAGGATCGAGGACTTAATCACCTGTAGAAATAATCACAAAGGCACAAAAGACACAAAGGAATGGCTCGGCGTTGCTAAATCTGGAGATGAAAAAAGTGCAGGATGAATTGAAACTTGTTTCAATTCATCCTGCTTTTCAGCAACGCCAATGGCTCTATGTTTTCTGGGCCTCTGGGGTAGAGTTCTAAGTTTTTGGGTTGATTGAATCCACACCCCTGAGGTTTTCCTTCAAAAACACTTCAAAAACAAATGAGTGGAATCAACCCGGTTGAGGTTTAATCAGATTGGGAGATTTATAGCATCATAAGTAGTCAAGTTTCTCGGTTGGATTGGTTGAAAGAAGGGTCATGTCATTAATTGTTCAGAAATACGGTGGAACCTCAGTTGGGTCAGTGGAGCGAATTCAGGCTGTGGCACAGAGGGTCTGCCGCACGGCTCAGGCAGGTAACCGTGTGGTTGTGGTTGTTTCAGCTATGGGCAAGACAACAGATGGTCTGGTCAAGCTGGCAAATGAGATCTCCGCTAACCCCAGTCGGCGAGAAATGGATATGCTCCTGTCTACGGGAGAGCAAATTTCCATTGCTCTGCTCAGTATGGCATTACATGAATTGGGGCATCCTGCTGTTTCCCTCACGGGTGCCCAGGTGGGGATTGTGACTGAGGCAGAACATACCCGCGCTCGCATTTTGCGGATTGAAACCGATCGCCTGAATCGCCATTTGCAGAAAGGAGAGGTGGTGGTGGTAGCCGGGTTCCAGGGGATCAGCAGCACCGATGATCTGGAAATTACTACCTTAGGGCGGGGTGGGTCCGACACTTCAGCGGTTGCTCTGGCAGCGGCACTCAAGGCAGACTTCTGTGAGATTTACACCGACGTTCCAGGTATTCTGACCACCGACCCGCGCCTGGTGCCCGACGCCCAACTGATGGCAGAGATTACCAGCGACGAGATGCTGGAACTTGCCAGTTTGGGGGCAAAGGTCCTCCATCCCCGTGCGGTGGAAATCGCACGCAATTACGGCATTCCCCTCGTCGTTCGTTCTAGCTGGTCAGACGATCCTGGCACCTGGGTTATCTCTCCACCGCCCAAGCAGCGACCTCTGGAGGGGTTGGAACTGGTGCGTCCGGTCGATGCGGTTGAGTTTGATACGGACCAGGCAAAAGTGTCGTTGTTACGGGTGCCCGATCGCCCCGGTGTGGCGGCCCGTCTGTTTGGTGAAATTGCCCTGCAAGACCTGGATGTGGATCTGATCATCCAGTCTATCCATGAAGGTAACTCAAACGACATTGCCTTTACGGTGGTTAAGAACTCCCTTAACCGGGCAGAAGCCGTAGCCAGTGCCATTATTCCGGCATTGTGTCAGCCGGATGGTCTGGATTCAGAGAACAGAGGGGGGGATCCCAGGCTACAGGCGGCTGAGGTGATGGTCGAGAAGCAAATTGCCAAAGTGACCATTTCTGGAGCTGGAATGATCGGGCGGCCAGGAGTGGCGGCTCAGATGTTTTCGACCCTGGCAGATGCGGGGATTAACATCCAGATGATTTCGACTTCGGAGGTAAAGGTCAGTTGTGTCATTGCTCAGGAAGACTGTGACCAGGCGATCGCCGCACTTTGCGAAGCGTTTGAGGTCAACAGTTCACCTGTGAGTGAGGGAACCGAATATCGGGCACACATCGCAGGCGAGCATTCCTCCTCTGGTTCCGCTGATGGTTCCCCTGACTCTGTGGCGGTGCGGGGGGTCGCCCTGGATCTGAAGCAGGCTCGTCTTGCCATTCGCCATGTCCCGGATCGCCCTGGCATGGCCGCCCGTATTTTCAAGATTCTGGCAGATCAAGCTATCAGTGTAGACATGATTATTCAGTCCCAGCGTTGCCGGGTTATCAATGGCATCACCACTCGTGACATTGCCTGCACCGTTGCCCAGATGGATGGAGAACTTGCTCGTCTCACCCTGGAAAAGGCGGCTCCAGAACTGGGGTATGGAGAAGTGCTGGTAGACCCCGCGATCGCCAAGGTTAGCATTGTGGGTTCTGGTATGGTCGGGCAACCAGGGGTGGCTGCCCGTATGTTTGCAGCTCTGGCAGAGCAACAAATTAATATTCAGATGATTGCCACGTCTGAGATCAAAATCAGTTGTCTGGTTGCCGAAGAAGATGGGGTGCGGGCTTTACAGACAATTCACGCGGCTTTTGGGCTGGCTGGCAGCCAGTCGATTCAGGTACCTGCATAGAAGGAACATTCTGTTGCTGAAGAGTTTGCTGGAGATGGGCGATCGCGGTGAAATCAGGATTGGTGAATATCCGATTGTTTGAATCATGTGATGTGGAACAGGTAGCACGGCTTTTCCATGAAACTGTGCGCGAAATCAATCAGCGTGATTACTCCAGCCAGCAGGTTGCCGCCTGGGCACCAGACGACATTTACTTTAGAGATTGGGCTACTATACCTTGTCAGGGTATAGTTTTTACTTGTTTAAAGG is from Leptothermofonsia sichuanensis E412 and encodes:
- a CDS encoding DUF445 domain-containing protein, translated to MDLSTLQSIWLLAAPPIVGAVIGYCTNDIAIKMLFRPYRAWYIGDRRIPFTPGLIPRNQERLAKRISDTIMGSLLTPEELQNLARRLLETERVKGAILWLLKLGLDQIQTDKNPKSARVLANILRDLFGQSLPRLLKVLARREDFLEAQLNQIFDQVLLEFQLSEDQSIKLADWLLQVVLPPDVIRQGLIDFLTDRNIQVIDEGFREKTSGTYWVVANLFGVRNSLTRLRTFLLDEREESNARVQELIVSLGIRQRLKELLQNLSPQNLPVSTVRQLRKTLRDTVREYIQQQGSDLLQELSKSIEWENLARVILNRLTSSAAVSESLEVVSLELALVLERYLERELESLVAQLIPILSIDQVIIDRVKATSPADLEKAINGIVKSELQAIVNIGGILGFVIGLLQSGLLLLR
- the ubiE gene encoding bifunctional demethylmenaquinone methyltransferase/2-methoxy-6-polyprenyl-1,4-benzoquinol methylase UbiE, whose protein sequence is MNSEQIRTIFDRIAPVYDQLNHWLSLGQHRIWKQMAVKWSQAKPGDTCLDVCCGSGDLAQMLAEQVGAGGQVFGVDFSSAQLAIARQRLQARYLDLPITWVEGDALNLPFPEQHFDAATMGYGLRNVTDIAGSLKELYRVLKPGARAAILDFNHPSSEWMRTVQQWYLDAIVVPTARQFGLTEEYAYIAPSLDRFPTGPEQVSLARKVGFSATHYPIAGGTMGVLVVQKGEE
- a CDS encoding response regulator produces the protein MTYAIPELDTISRQLMSLERPKKAKMLVVDDEPDNLDLLYRTFRRDFNVLKAESGVHALEVLAAEGEVAVIISDQRMPEMKGTEFLSRTVPQFPDTMRIILTGFTDVEDLVEAINSGQVYKYITKPWDPNELKAVVQRAAETYELLKQRTEELRRSQAQTELLSTIVKAAQEANSLDACLEPIAAAFARNFEADMSILQLVEAQNLVATAGTYSEGNSVENWLDRDPLVKDAIASHKIQVAVNVPADTALADVEHYSTSGVQAHLIIPVTYRNEILAVLSLQWKHPCTLREDELLLLHLSAQQVALALTSTRYYKPVA
- the gvpF gene encoding gas vesicle protein GvpF produces the protein MSNGLYLYGIFPAPGPQGLALEGLDKQPVFNQAIDGFVFLYSEAQQERYLASRKNLLGHERVLEQAMQAGYQTLLPLQFGLIIQDWDTVAQQLTIPHGERMKQLFDRLDGQREVSIKLFWTQDVELQMLLNENQDLKAKRDSLEGKTLSMDEVVLIGQAIERAMESRKQAIINAFRETLNALATEVVENDTLTESMIYNAAYLIPWDAELEFSRHVEALDRDFDGRLKIRYNNLTAPYNFARLERLGQ
- a CDS encoding gas vesicle protein GvpG — encoded protein: MVLRLLFAPITGLTWIAEQIQERVDAELDNKENLHKRLLALQLAFDMGEVSEEDFEEQEEALLLAIQAMEDCEQAVDE
- a CDS encoding aspartate kinase — protein: MSLIVQKYGGTSVGSVERIQAVAQRVCRTAQAGNRVVVVVSAMGKTTDGLVKLANEISANPSRREMDMLLSTGEQISIALLSMALHELGHPAVSLTGAQVGIVTEAEHTRARILRIETDRLNRHLQKGEVVVVAGFQGISSTDDLEITTLGRGGSDTSAVALAAALKADFCEIYTDVPGILTTDPRLVPDAQLMAEITSDEMLELASLGAKVLHPRAVEIARNYGIPLVVRSSWSDDPGTWVISPPPKQRPLEGLELVRPVDAVEFDTDQAKVSLLRVPDRPGVAARLFGEIALQDLDVDLIIQSIHEGNSNDIAFTVVKNSLNRAEAVASAIIPALCQPDGLDSENRGGDPRLQAAEVMVEKQIAKVTISGAGMIGRPGVAAQMFSTLADAGINIQMISTSEVKVSCVIAQEDCDQAIAALCEAFEVNSSPVSEGTEYRAHIAGEHSSSGSADGSPDSVAVRGVALDLKQARLAIRHVPDRPGMAARIFKILADQAISVDMIIQSQRCRVINGITTRDIACTVAQMDGELARLTLEKAAPELGYGEVLVDPAIAKVSIVGSGMVGQPGVAARMFAALAEQQINIQMIATSEIKISCLVAEEDGVRALQTIHAAFGLAGSQSIQVPA